Sequence from the Desulfovibrio sp. UIB00 genome:
CATGGTGATAACCTGACCGTTCACCACGGCCGCCACCTTGTTGATCTGTGCGGCCTGAGCGCCAAAAGCGGTCATAAAACAGATAACCAGCGCCAAAATAAGCGTTTTTCTCACGTTATACTCCCTGCTTGCGCGCAAAAATTCCGCGCTTTATCTGTAAAATTATATCCCAATCCAGCGCAACATGCAATGCAACGGCTGCACCCGCAGCCATCAGCCAGCCAGTAGCCGGGGCACGTTGCATGCAAGCCCTCAGCGGCGCCGCACGGAGCCGCCGTTATCGCGCCTGCGCTGCTGGTCGCCCGAGGCTTTTGAAGCAGGAGCCGTTTCAGGATTATGCCCCTGATTTTCCAATGCTCCATTGGCCCTGGGATCGTGGGAACCTTCAAGCACATCACCCTCGTACACATCATCCTTGCCTGGGGGCAGAGCCTTCATGTCCTCCGCAGCGCCAGAAACATCCGGCACGGCGGGGGCATCGCTGCCCTGCCCGCCAGCGTGTGACGCCGGGGGTGCGAGCAGATCGGGGGCAAGCTCCTTGCCCACCATGATGAGGGAATTGGCCAGAGCCTTTTCAAGCCAGCGTTCAAAAGCCTCGGACATCTTCTGCTCCCGCAGGATGCCTTCCACCAGCGGATAGGCCTCCGCCAGGGTAATGTGCGCTGGCGGGCGGCTTTCAATCAGCCCAAGGCTACGCCACAGGCCTTCTTCCTGCCGCACGGGGGCGCACTGTCCCGGTTTAAGACTGGCAGCTGCCTTGCGCCATCCCTGAGGCAGATCGGCTGGCCGCACATTCTGGCACTGGAGCTGCACCTTGCTGCGCGCCTCGCTCATGCCACCGGGAAACACCGCGCAAAAGCCTTCCACGTCCTTGCGCGATTCACCAGAAATCAGGCAGACGCGCAGAGTTTCCGGCATCTGAAAATCGTCTTCGTGGGTCTGGTAGTAGTCGCGCAGTTCGGGCAGCGAAACACGGATGCCAGCTGCAAGAACCCGCTTTTCAAATGTGAGCATGGAGAGATGGTCAAGCAGCAAAGCCCGCCATTCTGAAGGGTCAATTGATTCTTCAGCCAGATATTTTTCCAGCCCGTCAGCGCCGCCGTAATCATTCCTGACTTCTGCCATGGCTGTATCCAGCATGGCAGGGCTGACCGACATCTGAAGCCGCTGCAAATCCTGCCGCACCAGAGCGTAAATGATCAGAGTGCCCAGCCCTTCGCCGTATTCGCGCCGCATGTTTTCCAGCGATGGAGTGCGCATGGCCCCAAGAGAAGGAGAACGGCTGTCGAGCAGGGTCTGCAATCTGCGCAAGCTGATGGGCTCGCCATTGACTGTAGCCACCACGCCGTCGGGGAGCCGGGTTTCAAAACAGGCCGCCAGCAGCAGGCAAAAAGAGCAGGCCAGCGCCACGCCTAGTGGGCGGGCCAGTCGGGCAGACCGAGCGACGTTCTGGAAAAAACGCGCCAAAGCTATGAGGGGCTGCATGAATCCGTCCACCATTTTTCCCATATATTCAGACCAGTTCTATGACCTGAAAAAAAGACACAGCCACAAACCAGCACCTATGCCCCGGCTTTAACACGAATACCTTCAAGGGCGGTACGCAACCTGTCCAACCCTTCGGGGAACGAAACATCAGACGGCATTGGCAGATGC
This genomic interval carries:
- a CDS encoding peptidylprolyl isomerase, whose protein sequence is MGKMVDGFMQPLIALARFFQNVARSARLARPLGVALACSFCLLLAACFETRLPDGVVATVNGEPISLRRLQTLLDSRSPSLGAMRTPSLENMRREYGEGLGTLIIYALVRQDLQRLQMSVSPAMLDTAMAEVRNDYGGADGLEKYLAEESIDPSEWRALLLDHLSMLTFEKRVLAAGIRVSLPELRDYYQTHEDDFQMPETLRVCLISGESRKDVEGFCAVFPGGMSEARSKVQLQCQNVRPADLPQGWRKAAASLKPGQCAPVRQEEGLWRSLGLIESRPPAHITLAEAYPLVEGILREQKMSEAFERWLEKALANSLIMVGKELAPDLLAPPASHAGGQGSDAPAVPDVSGAAEDMKALPPGKDDVYEGDVLEGSHDPRANGALENQGHNPETAPASKASGDQQRRRDNGGSVRRR